From a region of the Fischerella sp. JS2 genome:
- a CDS encoding ankyrin repeat domain-containing protein, with protein MATFALRSDSKSARYGEYAVIQNLPDMVNLFLDRGADINALTAWGISPLCLAIDQKNETMVQLLEEQGVNIDLSVAIAQQNWQLAETLLLSEPSKIQPGSEYQFLLHHTAKQGLAEATKMLLKYGADASIKTTYLFFGDYQTLFTPLHVAALYSQHQVAVILLDNSIKVNAISSGNIELTPLHLAAIKGDVEMIKLLLAQGADLSLKDSVHQGTPFDWAENFKQEAAMNLLK; from the coding sequence ATGGCAACCTTTGCACTACGCAGTGATTCAAAATCTGCCAGATATGGTGAATACGCAGTGATTCAAAATCTGCCAGATATGGTGAATTTGTTTCTTGACAGAGGCGCTGATATCAATGCTCTCACAGCTTGGGGGATAAGTCCTCTGTGCTTGGCAATTGACCAAAAAAATGAAACTATGGTGCAATTACTTGAAGAACAAGGTGTGAACATTGATTTATCAGTTGCGATCGCACAACAAAATTGGCAATTAGCCGAAACTTTGCTCTTATCCGAACCATCCAAAATTCAGCCTGGAAGTGAGTATCAATTTTTGCTGCATCATACTGCTAAACAAGGTTTAGCTGAAGCAACAAAAATGCTTCTCAAATATGGTGCAGATGCCAGCATCAAAACCACATATTTATTCTTCGGCGACTATCAAACTCTTTTTACTCCGTTACATGTAGCAGCGCTTTACAGTCAGCATCAAGTAGCTGTCATCCTGCTGGATAATAGTATCAAAGTTAACGCTATATCTAGTGGAAATATAGAACTTACTCCACTGCATCTTGCTGCAATCAAAGGCGATGTAGAAATGATTAAACTTTTACTAGCGCAGGGTGCTGACCTAAGTTTAAAAGATAGCGTTCATCAGGGTACACCCTTTGATTGGGCAGAAAACTTTAAACAGGAAGCAGCGATGAATTTGTTGAAATAA
- a CDS encoding sigma-70 family RNA polymerase sigma factor, which translates to MKKKLKLEELTQLVIQSQAGDLNAYSKIVRNFQDMAVGYSYSILGSFQLAEDAAQEAFIEAYLNLSKLRSPVGFPGWLKKIIFKHCDRFTRGKRLTIVALEDTDELASNHPEPIQIALENELKDIVHRSIQTLPESDRTVVTLFYISGYSQKEISDFLGLPISTIKNRLHSARHRLKTKMIHMVSNNLHSQRPSRNDDFAAKVLKILEASVSGDSILVKSLLQQEPSLVNIKSQEIKSTPLHFAAHRGHLEVVHSLITAGANVNAGQDNGSNSIPLHWAATGGHLEVSQVLVENGADVNAIDGWYNLTPLGWATVIKRYTNDHSVPGERYLEVCEYLLAKGAKLDIFSAMALGRFDDVGLLVANNPSVLQQCLGFALEAWQPLHYAVIQNLPDMVNTQ; encoded by the coding sequence ATGAAGAAAAAGCTGAAACTGGAAGAGTTAACACAACTAGTCATTCAGTCTCAAGCTGGAGATTTAAACGCCTACAGCAAGATAGTCCGTAATTTTCAGGATATGGCTGTTGGTTACAGTTACTCTATTCTGGGGAGTTTTCAACTGGCAGAAGATGCAGCACAGGAAGCTTTTATAGAAGCTTACCTCAATTTATCCAAGCTGCGATCGCCTGTAGGATTTCCCGGCTGGTTGAAAAAAATTATCTTCAAGCATTGCGACAGATTCACACGGGGTAAACGCCTCACCATCGTTGCTTTGGAAGATACCGATGAATTGGCATCAAATCATCCTGAACCAATCCAAATCGCCCTTGAAAACGAACTGAAAGATATTGTTCATCGCTCTATCCAAACGCTACCAGAAAGCGATCGCACTGTTGTCACACTCTTCTATATCAGTGGCTACTCGCAAAAGGAAATCAGCGATTTTCTTGGTCTCCCTATCTCAACTATTAAAAATCGCTTGCATTCTGCACGTCACCGACTCAAAACAAAGATGATTCATATGGTTTCAAACAATCTACATTCCCAGCGTCCATCCAGAAACGATGATTTTGCCGCTAAGGTACTGAAAATTCTCGAAGCTTCTGTTAGCGGTGACAGCATTTTAGTTAAATCTCTGTTGCAACAAGAGCCAAGTTTAGTAAATATTAAAAGTCAAGAAATCAAAAGTACTCCCCTACATTTTGCTGCCCATCGCGGACACTTAGAAGTTGTCCATTCTCTAATTACCGCAGGTGCAAATGTTAATGCAGGCCAAGACAATGGTAGCAACAGTATACCCCTGCACTGGGCGGCGACAGGCGGTCATTTAGAAGTATCGCAGGTTTTGGTAGAAAATGGTGCTGATGTGAATGCAATTGACGGCTGGTACAATCTCACTCCTCTAGGTTGGGCGACAGTTATCAAACGTTACACTAATGATCATTCTGTTCCTGGCGAACGCTACTTGGAAGTTTGTGAATATCTTCTGGCGAAAGGGGCTAAACTGGATATCTTCAGTGCTATGGCTCTTGGTAGATTTGATGATGTCGGTTTGCTAGTTGCCAATAATCCTAGTGTCTTGCAACAATGTCTGGGTTTTGCTCTCGAAGCATGGCAACCTTTGCACTACGCAGTGATTCAAAATCTGCCAGATATGGTGAATACGCAGTGA
- a CDS encoding GNAT family N-acetyltransferase, which translates to MLVEVTTWYLEMLNPKQLHSVSSGNYELRIEQAKIPSPEFSRFLYTSVGGDWYWIDRLSWNYQRWLSYLSRPELETWVAYVSGTPAGYVELGVQADNNVEITYFGILRQFIGQRLGGHLLSFGVERAWAIGAKRVWVHTCSLDGPYALANYQARGFQIYKQAEHTLEIPDKPMGAWSGAND; encoded by the coding sequence ATGCTTGTTGAAGTTACCACTTGGTATTTAGAAATGCTTAATCCCAAGCAACTGCATTCAGTTTCTTCAGGGAATTATGAACTGAGAATTGAGCAGGCAAAAATTCCTTCACCTGAATTCAGTCGTTTTCTCTATACCAGTGTGGGAGGTGATTGGTATTGGATTGATCGCCTCAGTTGGAATTACCAGCGTTGGTTATCTTATCTGAGTCGTCCAGAATTAGAAACCTGGGTTGCTTACGTTTCTGGTACACCCGCAGGATATGTCGAACTTGGAGTTCAAGCAGATAACAATGTGGAGATTACGTATTTTGGTATTTTACGTCAATTCATCGGACAGAGATTGGGGGGACACCTGCTTAGCTTTGGGGTAGAAAGAGCATGGGCAATTGGTGCAAAAAGAGTGTGGGTACATACTTGTAGTTTAGATGGGCCTTATGCTTTAGCAAATTATCAAGCACGAGGTTTCCAAATTTACAAGCAAGCAGAACACACTCTAGAAATTCCTGACAAACCAATGGGTGCTTGGTCAGGTGCTAATGATTAG
- a CDS encoding helix-turn-helix transcriptional regulator — MATLKQRDVQQMQHFLHELYTLSNLEMLSTKAISALSQVVSSDVTAWSPVNFPQHRILPLISSKNFDSPLLEAIEQTASGHFYENPLVRHYLETNDGRAYKISDFLCEQELHRLEGFYHRCLRLFNAEEQMIVVLPISSANFPLRNLATDIVIALHRSKRNFSERDRLILNLLRPHLIQAYKNAQAVTQMQQELAQLHQTIEQLGMISLSATGQVQTMTRKSWELLRQYFQDSLPQAFHLPELLQNWVNYQIFLMSKGDNVTQIYPTLRIEQANQYLIVRLIYDHQQEQYILILEEHPLSSFSPELLTMLGLTSREAEVLFWSAKNKSTKEIASHLNCSDKTVAKHFEHIYEKLGVGTRVAAIMKALEMLGMIK, encoded by the coding sequence ATGGCCACTCTGAAGCAAAGAGACGTTCAGCAAATGCAGCATTTTCTTCATGAACTGTATACACTCTCTAACTTGGAAATGCTTTCTACAAAAGCAATCTCAGCTTTGTCGCAGGTAGTTAGTTCGGATGTGACAGCTTGGTCGCCAGTAAATTTCCCTCAACACAGAATATTACCTTTAATCTCATCAAAGAATTTTGACTCTCCTTTGCTAGAAGCAATTGAACAAACTGCTTCTGGTCATTTCTATGAAAATCCACTGGTCAGACACTATCTCGAAACTAATGATGGTAGGGCTTACAAAATATCAGATTTCTTGTGTGAACAAGAACTTCACCGCTTAGAGGGCTTTTATCATAGATGTTTGCGTTTGTTCAATGCAGAAGAGCAAATGATTGTGGTACTACCAATCTCTTCTGCAAACTTTCCTTTACGGAATTTAGCCACAGATATTGTGATTGCCCTGCATCGATCAAAACGGAATTTTTCTGAACGCGATCGCCTGATTTTGAATTTACTACGTCCTCATCTCATCCAAGCTTATAAAAATGCCCAAGCTGTTACTCAAATGCAGCAAGAGTTAGCCCAATTGCATCAAACCATAGAACAGTTGGGGATGATTAGCTTGTCAGCCACTGGACAAGTCCAGACGATGACTAGAAAATCCTGGGAGTTGCTGAGGCAGTATTTTCAAGATTCTTTACCACAAGCTTTTCACTTACCAGAACTGTTACAAAACTGGGTAAATTATCAAATCTTTCTCATGTCTAAGGGTGATAATGTCACTCAAATCTACCCAACTTTGCGAATTGAACAAGCAAATCAGTATTTGATTGTGCGGTTAATTTATGATCACCAACAGGAACAATACATACTCATACTAGAAGAACATCCACTTAGTTCTTTTTCTCCAGAATTATTGACAATGCTGGGATTAACTAGCCGTGAAGCAGAAGTCTTGTTTTGGAGTGCTAAAAACAAAAGCACAAAGGAGATTGCCTCTCATCTTAACTGTAGTGATAAAACTGTGGCAAAACATTTCGAGCATATATATGAAAAACTCGGTGTAGGAACTCGTGTTGCAGCGATTATGAAAGCTTTAGAAATGCTGGGAATGATTAAGTGA
- a CDS encoding ABC transporter ATP-binding protein produces the protein MVKELAIRTNGLTKQFDRHVAVNNVDLEIYAGEVYGLIGPNGAGKTTLIRMLAAAEEPTTGEIYINGDRLLRDQSNPTLKRRLGYLPDDYPLYEELTVWDYLDYFARLYRLREPRRTKRLHEVLELIQLGNKRNSLISTLSRGMKQRLSLARTIIHEPILLLLDEPVSGLDPIARMQFREIIKVLQEAGMTILISSHVLSDLAELCTSVGIMELGYLVESASLQQLYQRLARQQIVISTLGKQEELLAELKNNSFVQEWEIMSVKNSVRVNFSGKQEDCADLLRSLIQANIPVSEFHCTQEDLETIFLKLGHKQAS, from the coding sequence ATGGTAAAAGAATTAGCAATTCGCACCAATGGACTGACGAAGCAATTTGACAGGCACGTTGCCGTTAATAACGTTGATTTAGAAATTTATGCAGGTGAAGTATATGGTTTAATTGGCCCTAATGGTGCAGGCAAAACCACTCTCATCCGGATGTTGGCAGCAGCAGAAGAACCAACTACGGGTGAGATTTATATTAATGGCGATCGCTTGTTACGTGACCAAAGTAACCCTACTTTGAAGCGTCGCCTTGGTTACTTGCCTGATGACTATCCTCTGTATGAGGAACTAACAGTCTGGGATTACTTAGATTATTTCGCCCGTCTGTATCGTTTGCGAGAACCACGCCGGACAAAACGTCTACATGAGGTTTTAGAACTCATACAGTTGGGGAATAAGCGCAATAGTTTAATTTCCACTTTGTCACGGGGGATGAAGCAGCGCCTCAGTTTGGCGCGAACAATCATTCATGAACCGATTTTGCTGCTGTTGGATGAACCTGTTTCGGGACTCGATCCAATTGCGAGGATGCAGTTTCGAGAAATCATCAAAGTCTTGCAAGAAGCGGGAATGACTATCTTAATTTCCTCCCATGTTCTCAGCGATTTAGCAGAATTATGCACTTCGGTGGGAATCATGGAACTTGGTTATTTAGTGGAAAGTGCATCGCTACAACAACTTTATCAACGTCTTGCCCGCCAGCAAATTGTCATCTCAACTTTAGGAAAGCAAGAGGAATTATTAGCAGAACTAAAGAATAATTCTTTTGTACAAGAGTGGGAAATCATGAGTGTTAAAAACAGTGTGCGGGTGAATTTTTCTGGTAAGCAGGAAGATTGTGCTGATTTATTACGATCGCTTATCCAAGCAAACATTCCTGTTAGCGAATTTCATTGCACTCAAGAAGACTTAGAAACCATTTTCCTCAAGCTTGGTCACAAACAAGCATCTTAG
- a CDS encoding ABC transporter permease subunit, with amino-acid sequence MMLKFMDKIGDWNPQLLREIKGRLKLFPVAIACISSLVGQLILFLYQLREVPGTKYQMSGSYCLLGEAYKQQLNEIYPQINKLQQQLSILGKSKNYDASPVQSVTQQIDQLKTQEKNINNILYNQYCPLNQIDMQGWWRDHWEYIFLSLTVIFIFTLLVAGTYLLINNLAQEENRGTLNFLHLSPQSETTILTGKMLGVPILIYFAVAVAIPFHLLAGRAANIASSHILSFYIVLAASCFFFYSTALLFGFLSRFFSGFQPWLGSGAVLIFLFMTMQFASSGPYLDNAAAWLRLFSPFDMTAYLFPNLLFHRYNWELLEQIQFFYLPVGKNLIGLLLLNLVNYGLWSYLVWHGLKRRFRNPNSAMLSKGQSYLLVAYLQLLLWGFTLQYFRNTYPFYPRSTSAPAYSDFNYQVTQNFAVIVFFNLLLLFGLIAILSPHRQAVQDWARYRHQNVSQRKRFWQNYLLQDLIWGEKSPALITLAINLVIVTIPLVIWILVALSLKANNNHSLDWLVNEVGRFKAILGVVLFICVMMIYATITQIMLMMKTSKPSVWAIGTVAAAMFLPPMFLGMLNLNPETHSTLWLLSSFPWAGLEYATTTTVFVALLGELSVLVLLNLQLKRQIKIAGESAIKALLATN; translated from the coding sequence ATGATGCTCAAATTTATGGACAAAATAGGCGACTGGAATCCGCAATTACTGCGGGAAATTAAAGGTCGTCTAAAACTTTTCCCTGTTGCGATCGCCTGTATTTCATCTTTAGTTGGTCAGTTGATATTGTTCTTGTATCAATTACGGGAAGTACCAGGCACAAAATATCAAATGTCTGGAAGTTATTGCCTCTTAGGAGAAGCTTATAAACAACAATTAAATGAGATTTACCCGCAGATTAACAAACTGCAACAACAATTATCTATATTGGGCAAATCTAAAAACTATGATGCATCACCAGTTCAATCAGTAACACAACAAATAGATCAACTCAAGACCCAAGAAAAGAATATCAATAACATTCTGTACAATCAGTACTGCCCACTTAACCAAATCGATATGCAGGGGTGGTGGCGGGATCATTGGGAATATATATTCCTATCACTGACTGTGATTTTTATTTTCACACTGTTAGTCGCGGGCACATATCTACTGATTAATAACTTAGCTCAAGAAGAAAATCGGGGTACATTAAATTTTCTGCATCTGAGTCCCCAGTCAGAAACAACTATTTTGACTGGCAAAATGTTAGGAGTTCCAATTTTAATTTATTTTGCAGTTGCAGTTGCTATTCCTTTTCATTTGTTAGCAGGTCGTGCTGCCAACATTGCTTCTAGTCATATTTTAAGTTTTTACATTGTTTTGGCGGCTAGTTGCTTCTTTTTCTATAGCACTGCACTATTATTTGGATTTTTGAGCCGTTTCTTTAGTGGATTTCAACCGTGGTTAGGCAGTGGTGCAGTTTTAATTTTCTTATTCATGACAATGCAATTTGCATCTTCTGGCCCATATCTAGATAATGCAGCTGCTTGGTTAAGGTTGTTCAGTCCTTTTGATATGACTGCTTATTTGTTCCCCAATTTATTATTTCACAGATATAATTGGGAATTGCTAGAACAAATACAATTTTTCTACCTGCCTGTTGGGAAAAACCTTATTGGTTTACTGCTTTTGAATTTAGTCAATTATGGCTTGTGGAGTTACTTGGTTTGGCATGGATTAAAGCGTCGCTTTCGTAACCCAAATTCTGCGATGTTGAGTAAAGGGCAAAGTTATTTGCTTGTTGCTTATTTGCAACTTCTTCTTTGGGGATTTACTCTCCAATATTTCAGAAATACTTATCCTTTCTACCCCCGTAGTACATCTGCTCCTGCTTATTCTGATTTCAACTATCAAGTAACACAAAACTTTGCTGTAATAGTGTTTTTTAACTTACTGTTACTGTTCGGTTTAATTGCCATTCTCTCACCCCATCGGCAAGCAGTACAAGATTGGGCTAGGTATCGACACCAGAATGTTTCTCAACGTAAAAGATTTTGGCAGAATTATTTATTACAAGATTTAATCTGGGGTGAAAAAAGTCCCGCTCTCATCACATTAGCAATTAATCTTGTAATTGTTACTATCCCGTTAGTGATTTGGATTTTAGTTGCACTTTCTTTGAAGGCAAATAATAACCATAGCTTAGACTGGCTAGTGAACGAAGTTGGACGCTTCAAAGCAATTTTAGGTGTGGTGTTGTTTATTTGTGTGATGATGATTTATGCCACTATCACACAAATCATGCTAATGATGAAAACTTCCAAACCTTCTGTTTGGGCAATTGGAACTGTCGCCGCAGCTATGTTTTTACCGCCGATGTTTTTAGGAATGCTGAATCTTAATCCAGAAACACATTCTACATTATGGTTACTTTCTAGTTTTCCTTGGGCAGGTCTAGAATATGCGACGACTACGACAGTTTTTGTAGCTCTTTTAGGTGAGTTGAGTGTTTTGGTATTGTTAAACTTGCAATTGAAACGTCAAATCAAAATAGCAGGAGAATCTGCTATAAAAGCTTTACTAGCAACAAACTAA
- a CDS encoding MFS transporter — MANIIKQPCDEGVVRSAPCTAPCSRNVVKWVLAATILGSSMAMIDGTVVNVALPVLQSQLNATTTDVQWIVESYALFLAALILVGGSLGDRFGRRLIFACGISLFALASIWCGLSPNVNQLIIVRAIQGIGGALLVPGSLAIISASFDEAQRGQAIGTWSGFTAITSALGPVLGGWLVENVSWRWIFFLNVPLAGIVLGILFWRVPESRDQDSARLDWWGAALATFGLGTIVYGLIESSHLGLLHPLVLSCLVVGVLILSAFIFVEANSRTPMMPLSLFKSRTFSGANLLTLLLYSALGGVFYFVPFNLIERTPTNCKQYSWGFFR; from the coding sequence ATGGCTAACATCATTAAACAGCCATGCGATGAAGGAGTGGTTCGTTCAGCACCATGCACTGCCCCTTGCTCTAGAAATGTCGTCAAGTGGGTACTAGCGGCAACAATTCTCGGTTCAAGCATGGCAATGATTGATGGCACTGTTGTCAATGTGGCACTTCCGGTATTGCAATCACAGTTAAATGCAACCACTACTGATGTGCAATGGATTGTTGAGTCTTATGCCTTGTTTCTTGCTGCTTTGATATTAGTGGGTGGGTCACTAGGCGATCGCTTTGGACGACGACTTATTTTTGCTTGCGGTATTAGCCTGTTTGCCTTAGCTTCGATTTGGTGTGGGTTGTCGCCCAATGTGAATCAGCTAATTATTGTTAGGGCAATTCAGGGAATTGGCGGTGCTTTGTTAGTTCCGGGAAGCTTAGCAATCATCAGCGCCTCATTTGACGAAGCACAACGTGGGCAAGCAATTGGTACTTGGTCGGGTTTTACAGCCATTACCTCAGCACTTGGCCCAGTTTTGGGTGGGTGGTTAGTTGAAAATGTCTCTTGGCGCTGGATATTTTTTCTGAATGTGCCACTAGCTGGGATTGTATTGGGTATTTTGTTTTGGCGCGTGCCAGAAAGCCGTGATCAAGATTCAGCAAGGCTTGATTGGTGGGGAGCAGCTTTAGCTACTTTTGGTTTGGGAACGATAGTATACGGACTGATTGAATCGTCTCACTTAGGATTGCTCCATCCCCTGGTTCTAAGCTGCTTGGTAGTTGGCGTACTGATTCTGAGTGCGTTTATTTTTGTCGAGGCTAACAGCCGCACCCCGATGATGCCATTATCTTTATTTAAATCGCGTACTTTTAGCGGTGCAAATTTACTCACACTGCTACTTTACTCAGCTTTGGGTGGAGTATTTTACTTTGTTCCCTTTAATTTAATTGAACGCACCCCAACTAATTGCAAGCAATATAGTTGGGGATTCTTTCGCTAA
- a CDS encoding IS200/IS605 family accessory protein TnpB-related protein — MSADKEQKRQMVLTVETYRKFLITLVIVVNAQWFTLGELTSKKRVNAVEKMIHQTADNPNPKHRYFQKTIDRYPFFRKFPSYLRRAAIADAIGIVSSFQSRYYEWQSGIRKHRADRPPTLTALCKTYPALYKGQQVKYGLNYQTIDIKVWSGTDWVWLNNIKIKRHGLSRHLIDGNQIQSPSLVANKNKCQLSMPIEIQKVDREDSDFVCSVDMGINNAATVSIVGKNGTVKARKFINPARDIDRRNQRRMMIKKKSSQTANLTLRVRQFATDGKRSHSGLGVSPSRGSGVQDCDCLTKQKLPNGFCQGLYRKSANINLEISRKVMRGIVELAKTHNVKVIVFENLSGWKAKAGKKGSLQKQKFHLWCHCKIVELTQQRWRELGGKVVFVNPKYTSAYAFDGSGKVRSSKINYSLAVFKNGKQYNADLSAAYNIGARYWYSLIMGDKHFSRVFVGKSSNDTLRTPVTLDTLRNLRVS, encoded by the coding sequence TTGTCAGCAGACAAAGAGCAAAAACGCCAAATGGTTTTGACAGTAGAGACATATCGTAAATTCTTGATTACTTTAGTGATTGTTGTTAATGCTCAATGGTTTACTCTTGGCGAATTGACCTCGAAAAAGAGGGTAAATGCAGTTGAGAAGATGATTCACCAAACCGCAGATAACCCTAATCCAAAACATAGATACTTTCAGAAAACAATTGATAGATATCCGTTCTTTAGAAAGTTCCCCAGTTATTTAAGACGTGCAGCAATAGCTGATGCTATTGGCATAGTTTCTAGTTTTCAAAGTAGATATTATGAATGGCAGTCAGGAATAAGAAAACATAGAGCAGATAGACCACCAACACTAACTGCTTTATGTAAAACTTACCCTGCTTTGTATAAAGGTCAACAGGTGAAGTATGGTTTAAATTATCAAACTATAGACATTAAAGTATGGAGTGGAACTGATTGGGTATGGCTTAATAATATTAAAATTAAAAGACATGGTTTATCTCGTCATTTGATTGATGGTAATCAGATACAATCACCGTCTTTAGTTGCTAATAAAAACAAATGTCAACTTTCTATGCCCATTGAAATTCAAAAGGTTGATAGAGAGGATTCAGATTTTGTATGCAGTGTTGATATGGGCATTAACAATGCTGCTACAGTCTCAATTGTTGGTAAAAACGGTACTGTAAAAGCAAGGAAGTTCATCAACCCTGCCAGAGACATAGACCGCAGAAATCAACGAAGAATGATGATTAAGAAGAAATCATCACAAACAGCTAATCTGACCCTCCGGGTTCGGCAGTTCGCAACCGACGGAAAGCGGAGCCACTCCGGTCTTGGGGTCTCCCCAAGTAGAGGAAGTGGCGTCCAGGACTGCGACTGCCTCACAAAACAAAAACTACCCAATGGATTTTGTCAAGGACTTTACCGCAAATCAGCTAATATCAATTTAGAAATCTCTCGTAAGGTTATGAGAGGTATTGTGGAGTTGGCAAAAACTCACAATGTTAAAGTAATTGTGTTTGAGAATTTATCTGGATGGAAAGCAAAAGCAGGTAAAAAAGGTTCCCTACAAAAGCAAAAATTCCATCTGTGGTGTCACTGTAAAATAGTTGAGTTGACACAACAAAGATGGAGAGAGTTGGGAGGTAAAGTAGTTTTTGTTAACCCCAAATACACCAGTGCTTACGCTTTTGATGGGAGCGGCAAGGTTAGAAGCAGTAAAATTAATTACTCTTTAGCCGTATTTAAAAATGGCAAGCAGTACAACGCTGATCTCTCGGCCGCGTACAATATTGGTGCTAGATATTGGTACTCATTAATCATGGGAGATAAGCACTTTTCTAGAGTGTTCGTCGGCAAAAGTTCCAACGACACACTGAGAACGCCAGTAACTCTGGATACGCTAAGAAATCTTAGGGTTTCTTAG
- the tnpA gene encoding IS200/IS605 family transposase — protein sequence MENSIRLKTRSNSAFRLIYHLVLVTKFRRKSLTGEILTRMKSIIGELLFKWECELIEFGGESDHVHLLIETHPSVDLSKLVNNIKTVTSRKLRSEFSQHLKKFYWAEKPLFWSGSYALISVGAQAPLDKLIEYVQNQEKPE from the coding sequence ATGGAAAATAGTATCAGGTTAAAAACCCGTTCCAACAGTGCTTTTAGACTCATTTATCATTTAGTTCTGGTAACTAAATTCCGTCGCAAATCCCTAACAGGAGAAATCCTTACTAGGATGAAATCAATCATTGGTGAACTATTGTTTAAGTGGGAATGTGAGTTAATTGAGTTTGGTGGAGAATCAGATCATGTGCATTTGTTGATTGAGACTCATCCCAGTGTTGACTTATCTAAATTAGTAAATAATATAAAAACCGTAACTTCTAGGAAATTACGGTCTGAATTTTCTCAGCATCTAAAAAAGTTTTATTGGGCAGAAAAACCTCTGTTTTGGTCAGGCTCTTATGCGTTAATTAGTGTTGGCGCACAAGCACCACTGGATAAACTTATAGAATATGTGCAGAACCAAGAGAAACCAGAATAA
- a CDS encoding MFS transporter produces the protein MFVQVQGYSATAAGAVFLPFILIMFLLSRWSGGLVSRFGAKLPLTIGPVIAAFGFAAFAVPEINANYWTTFFPAIVVLGLGMAISVAPLTTTVMSAVKQRQAGIASGINNAVARTAGLLTIALFNIFVFNAFNRSLNHRMTALGISPELQKLLDNQRIKLAGAQIPTGVSAEISTKLKDAIALAFVDSFRLIMFIAVGLALASAIVALVMIGKNKKQIGEAQTV, from the coding sequence ATTTTTGTTCAAGTGCAAGGCTACTCAGCGACAGCAGCTGGCGCAGTCTTCCTGCCGTTTATTTTGATCATGTTCCTGCTTTCACGCTGGTCTGGAGGATTAGTAAGTCGCTTTGGCGCAAAACTACCATTGACAATTGGTCCTGTTATTGCTGCGTTTGGATTTGCCGCCTTTGCTGTGCCAGAAATTAACGCTAATTACTGGACAACCTTTTTCCCTGCCATTGTCGTGTTAGGTTTGGGTATGGCAATTAGCGTTGCCCCCTTGACAACAACGGTGATGAGTGCAGTCAAACAACGCCAAGCTGGCATTGCTTCAGGAATTAACAATGCTGTTGCGCGTACGGCTGGGTTGCTTACGATCGCACTGTTTAATATCTTTGTCTTCAATGCTTTCAATCGCAGTCTTAATCATCGGATGACGGCTTTGGGTATATCGCCCGAACTGCAAAAACTACTAGATAACCAACGCATCAAGCTAGCGGGTGCCCAAATACCTACGGGTGTGAGTGCTGAAATAAGCACAAAGCTAAAAGATGCGATTGCTTTAGCATTTGTAGATAGCTTTCGCTTGATTATGTTTATTGCTGTTGGGTTGGCACTAGCAAGTGCAATCGTTGCTTTGGTGATGATTGGAAAAAACAAAAAGCAGATAGGCGAGGCTCAAACGGTTTAA